In one window of Legionella fallonii LLAP-10 DNA:
- a CDS encoding ParD-like family protein, which yields MGIVKISDELHEATKLMARAMSRSINSQAEYWIRVGKLAEENPSITYSDILKILVNQASLGEINDVSENS from the coding sequence TAGTAAAAATTTCCGATGAGTTACATGAAGCGACTAAACTGATGGCAAGGGCTATGAGTCGTTCAATTAACTCCCAGGCAGAATATTGGATTAGAGTAGGAAAGTTGGCGGAAGAAAATCCGTCTATTACTTATTCTGATATTCTCAAAATTTTGGTAAATCAAGCATCATTAGGTGAAATAAACGATGTTAGTGAAAACTCCTGA